The proteins below come from a single Lineus longissimus chromosome 5, tnLinLong1.2, whole genome shotgun sequence genomic window:
- the LOC135488014 gene encoding uncharacterized protein LOC135488014 produces the protein MMEQATFRQDDDLRFLQDDLRNRGNGLSKAWADLFSLLTTYQARLMVKENQLDISEKQIQSKRKQLAMLKDGVPLPSSYERLQDQCEIKDQLLSKCETELLNATQMLQSVQAELSSQAEHLEKVTSEKLEKEDMILQYQNRIARLESDLQVKEEESEIKDRLIQKLQAENLSESSNMADANTGAARLKELFDMQTKTLDDERDAHKETRRKLQIHQRYGSVTSAKMQVPLFHSVGAPEMATSTSDYQYTGFTSLNEPTSNQAVCRKVQDQHDSNTERTQSLDAKLDKAMALYNESYSITKNQDWRPQTSTPQHTRKYPDPSQLNCDGNPAICGQDAITAALQMPVPVSDPVPSTSLLRIAAEEAGQQSEALRTRNKGPRGLNNAYDLATLEIAMTKVKTGEMSLRKAAKIYNVPKTTLGTYVKELKKPGGRHGRGGCISLEDEREVIKLSLEYTEKGLKFGRKELLNLLAQYFDSKQMPNPFKCGLPGKDWWLNVRKRHPDLIKIKSKAPNKSLAVKMQYVNESNTSASELNTVKDEFDLSVSMNESRNSVGFGLDVLQMAARTGVGNSGLSSQGIYGPLMNSNMDE, from the exons ATGATGGAACAGGCTACCTTCAGGCAGGATGATGACCTCAGATTCCTTCAGGATGACCTCCGGAATCGAGGCAATGGCTTGAGCAAGGCTTGGGCCGACTTGTTTTCCTTGCTTACTACCTATCAAGCTCGCCTGATGGTCAAAGAGAACCAGCTGGACATATCGGAGAAACAAATTCAATCGAAAAGAAAGCAATTGGCAATGTTAAAGGATGGTGTACCTCTTCCGTCTTCTTATGAAAGACTTCAGGACCAGTGCGAAATCAAGGATCAGCTTCTATCGAAGTGTGAGACAGAGTTGCTAAATGCCACTCAAATGCTTCAGAGTGTACAAGCCGAACTTAGTAGTCAAGCTGAACATCTAGAAAAAGTGACCTCAGAAAAACTTGAAAAGGAGGACATGATTTTGCAGTATCAAAATAGAATCGCCCGACTTGAATCTGATCTCCAAGTCAAAGAAGAAGagagtgaaatcaaagataGACTTATTCAAAAATTACAAGCTGAGAATCTGAGTGAATCATCAAATATGGCTGATGCAAACACTGGGGCAGCAAGATTGAAGGAATTATTTGATATGCAGACAAAGACATTGGATGATGAGAGGGACGCCCATAAAGAAACAAGGCGCAAGCTTCAGATTCATCAG CGATATGGTTCAGTGACCTCTGCCAAAATGCAAGTGCCCTTGTTCCATTCTGTTGGAGCACCAGAAATGGCGACATCAACTTCTGACTACCAATACACTGGGTTCACATCACTAAATGAGCCAACCAGCAATCAGGCAGTTTGTCGGAAAGTACAAGATCAGCATGATAGTAATACAGAAAGAACTCAATCACTCGATGCAAAACTTGACAAGGCCATGGCCTTGTACAATGAGTCCTACTCGATCACTAAAAATCAAGACTGGAGACCCCAGACTTCGACACCGCAGCATACCCGTAAATATCCGGACCCAAGTCAACTAAACTGTGACGGAAACCCTGCGATTTGTGGACAAGATGCCATTACTGCAGCACTCCAGATGCCTGTGCCAGTTTCAGATCCAGTACCAAGTACGTCTTTATTGCGGATAGCTGCAGAGGAAGCTGGACAACAATCCGAGGCTCTCAGAACACGC aataaGGGTCCGAGAGGTTTGAACAATGCATACGATTTAGCAACATTGGAAATTGCCATGACGAAAGTGAAAACAGGTGAAATGTCACTTCGGAAGGCTGCAAAAATTTATAACGTACCTAAAACAACACTGGGTACATATGTCAAGGAGTTGAAGAAACCGGGAGGACGTCATGGTCGAGGTGGATGTATATCTTTGGAGGACGAGCGTGAGGTCATCAAACTGAGCCTTGAGTACACTGAAAAAGGACTGAAGTTTGGCAGGAAGGAATTGTTAAATTTATTGGCACAATACTTCGATTCGAAGCAGATGCCGAATCCTTTCAAGTGTGGGTTACCTGGTAAAGACTGGTGGTTGAACGTGCGCAAAAGACACCCAGATTTGATCAAGATAAAATCGAAAGCGCCGAACAAGAGTCTTGCTGTTAAAATGCAATACGTGAATGAGTCGAACACAAGTGCCAGTGAACTTAATACAGTAAAGGATGAATTTGACTTGAGTGTCTCGATGAATGAGAGTAGAAATTCTGTAGGTTTTGGTTTGGATGTTTTACAGATGGCAGCTAGGACGGGGGTGGGTAACTCTGGATTGTCTTCACAAGGGATTTATGGCCCACTCATGAACTCAAACATGGATGAATGA
- the LOC135487573 gene encoding uncharacterized protein LOC135487573: MPTGDIIQQHKMPESRISSGELKITQSSLHEKGCQLTKVWSDLFSLLSKYQADLMVKENEIEVLEQQLESKQSMLKSTSDNDTREVTNLQGELQAKDLELAKYRADLLNSEEAMNRLQTEMRNNSELLTQCRTEVLENQEKLIKTRNEVDRLRFELTSKDEELRVKDTLLEKLQAQMLKEVSDLTADVNTLKHKLNLEKNAHDETKKTLLSISKQNQRTDVINIPDSPPMLDLSCDATDEFNMPNVTKSNESGFIHSTKTHSRLLPSGTTSTPSHSQYHPYQRKSNFSMASATKSQADALSHASNTFGAQNTQPSWTSTTSSSALSRQPEQNESDVFSALSADNSKESAAFKTEASDSVLVSLSGPLSSESFDDSSQSLGMDSSQSAFWYSQGLNPFKSMMYGKFSPQKLAQGLIPPQPNTDLKAGPTFSCQVCGQTFKRPYRLKRHSLIHTGERPHVCEVCGKSFARLDKLRRHSLIHIGVRPFSCPSCDKSFTRKDELTRHLVKHSEERPYKCGLCHASYLRSDALTRHITSMHSSLFVHQHSTTKSSTSQPANNALLSLAQNMKDKMSNESPQKEGSITPGVPNEQTSPTSMASAASIIKQNQSPEFQRILTKYHQAGAQLMGSAFSPPGSGLIDNTSSHSPSDSRDTLAYSQAEMRPLATKYHQGASDMPPLFQPSISKPLGGIESPSLKADASLATKYHLAAAQMFQQNKLQNNTGKMSESHGSLATKYHQAGAEMMSAVGLFPPSMVDKLQSMSSDSSPESEPDMSAEFSLADVQSMTTKYHQAAAQIMGGAFPQSEPLPQDKITCSSPVDSTMATKYRQAGGQPMNAIFPGNEMQDMNANPTHRNEQQTPLSYSLAGMQQMMPKYQQASLMSPAFPQTVSPDVNRNSTIGQPCEQQPFSQTGEVQQ, translated from the exons ATGCCAACCGGAGACATAATACAACAACATAAAATGCCAGAGTCCCGCATTTCTAGCGGTGAATTAAAGATCACCCAATCAAGTCTTCATGAAAAAGGATGCCAGCTTACGAAAGTATGGTCAGACCTCTTCAGTCTGCTGTCGAAATACCAAGCAGATCTTATGGTCAAGGAAAACGAAATCGAAGTCTTAGAACAACAGCTGGAGTCGAAGCAATCAATGCTAAAATCAACATCGGACAATGATACACGTGAGGTGACCAATCTTCAAGGAGAGCTGCAAGCGAAGGACTTAGAATTAGCAAAATATAGAGCTGATTTATTGAACAGTGAAGAAGCCATGAATCGACTTCAAACAGAGATGCGGAATAATTCAGAACTGCTGACACAATGTCGGACTGAAGTTTTagaaaatcaagaaaaattGATAAAGACTCGTAACGAAGTTGATAGGTTGAGATTTGAATTGACGAGTAAGGATGAAGAGCTAAGAGTGAAGGACACTCTCTTGGAAAAGTTGCAGGCGCAAATGCTAAAAGAGGTCTCGGACTTGACTGCGGATGTGAATACACTGAAACATAAActgaatttagaaaaaaatgccCACGACGAGACAAAAAAGACGttattatcaatttcaaaacaaaaccaG AGAACCGATGTGATAAATATTCCCGACTCCCCACCgatgttggacctgtcatgtgaTGCAACAGATGAATTCAACATGCCAAATGTGACGAAATCAAACGAATCTGGTTTTATACATTCCACTAAGACGCATTCAAGACTTTTACCAAGTGGCACTACCAGTACTCCATCTCATTCTCAATATCATCCGTACCAAAGAAAATCAAACTTTTCCATGGCATCTGCGACGAAATCTCAAGCTGATGCTTTATCGCATGCCTCTAATACGTTTGGTGCGCAAAATACGCAGCCAAGCTGGACTTCTACTACGTCTAGTAGCGCCTTATCGAGACAACCTGAACAGAACGAAAGTGACGTTTTTAGTGCCTTGTCTGCGGACAATTCTAAAGAATCTGCTGCATTTAAAACTGAGGCGAGTGATTCGGTGCTAGTGTCATTATCAGGTCCGCTGTCGTCCGAGTCGTTCGATGACAGCAGTCAGTCTTTAGGAATGGATTCATCTCAG AGTGCGTTTTGGTACAGTCAAGGATTGAATCCATTCAAGAGTATGATGTATGGCAAGTTTTCACCTCAGAAGCTTGCCCAGGGCCTCATCCCTCCTCAGCCCAACACGGATCTAAAAGCAGGTCCAACATTCTCATGTCAAGTCTGTGGTCAGACGTTCAAGAGGCCGTACCGTCTAAAACGTCATAGTTTGATTCACACAGGAGAACGACCACATGTTTGTGAAGTCTGTGGGAAGTCTTTTGCCCGTTTGGATAAGTTGCGACGGCACTCGTTGATCCATATCGGAGTACGACCATTCTCTTGTCCTAGTTGTGACAAGTCTTTCACTCGCAAGGACGAACTGACGAGGCATCTTGTAAAACACAGCGAGGAGAGGCCGTATAAATGTGGGCTATGTCATGCCTCGTATCTGAGGTCGGATGCGCTAACCCGACATATCACATCAATGCATTCAAGTCTGTTTGTACACCAACATAGCACTACAAAAAGTTCAACCAGTCAGCCTGCAAATAATGCACTGCTAAGCCTGGCTCAGAACATGAAAGATAAAATGAGTAATGAATCACCCCAAAAGGAGGGAAGCATTACCCCTGGTGTGCccaatgaacaaacatctcccaCCAGCATGGCAAGTGCTGCCTCAATCATCAAGCAAAACCAGTCCCCAGAGTTTCAAAGGATTTTAACCAAGTATCACCAGGCTGGGGCTCAACTCATGGGCTCAGCATTTTCACCACCTGGCTCTGGACTAATAGACAATACCTCCTCCCACTCGCCGTCTGATAGCAGAGATACACTTGCGTATTCACAGGCTGAGATGCGACCTCTAGCAACGAAATATCACCAGGGGGCTTCTGACATGCCGCCTCTGTTTCAACCAAGTATAAGCAAACCACTGGGTGGGATTGAGAGCCCCAGCCTAAAGGCAGATGCCTCTCTGGCCACAAAATACCACCTAGCAGCTGCACAGATGTTTCAACAAAATAAACTGCAGAATAACACTGGGAAGATGTCTGAATCTCATGGCTCCTTGGCTACCAAATATCACCAAGCAGGAGCTGAAATGATGAGTGCAGTAGGCCTGTTCCCACCATCCATGGTTGATAAATTGCAGTCAATGAGTTCCGATTCCTCCCCCGAGAGTGAACCAGATATGTCTGCTGAGTTCTCACTTGCAGATGTGCAGTCAATGACAACGAAATATCACCAGGCTGCAGCTCAAATAATGGGCGGTGCCTTTCCTCAAAGTGAGCCTCTCCCCCAGGATAAGATCACATGCTCATCCCCAGTTGATAGTACCATGGCTACCAAGTACAGGCAAGCTGGAGGCCAGCCCATGAACGCGATCTTCCCGGGAAATGAGATGCAGGATATGAATGCAAATCCCACGCACCGTAACGAGCAGCAGACACCCTTGTCATATTCTCTTGCGGGGATGCAGCAGATGATGCCCAAGTACCAGCAGGCCAGTTTGATGAGTCCTGCATTTCCACAGACGGTGTCCCCAGATGTGAATAGAAACTCGACAATCGGTCAACCCTGCGAGCAGCAACCATTCTCCCAGACTGGGGAGGTGCAGCAATGA